TAGACTATAATCCATCTTCGACTTGACCCCAAATATATAGAGTACCAGAAATaatctgtatacatgtatgtacgtgTCAAATACGGCGATTCTAAACTTTGTGCCTTAAACATGATCTCGATATCGATTGCGAAgcggggcaagttatcgattatcgattatcgattgcAAAACTCGCGCTGTGCGGGCACAAGAAGGAGCTGCGTTCAAAATCAAACTCGGACGGATGGActaggctattgatgctgatctagaatacaaatatatttatatatatatatccggAGTCGGAGAGCCCCGTCACGCACCTTTAACCATCTTCaggatataaatatatccataGAGAAACTTAGCATACCAACTACATAGAATAGTAGAAGCGCAAATTTCCGTTGACTTTGAGCCAGCGACTTCTCTTTTGTTGGTCAGACGCGTGCTTTTTCTGGGTTCAAAGCTTGATGATTTTGAGCagatgatatatatatatatagtagtgTGAAGGATTATCTGTTTATATGATGCGAAGGGAAGATATTTAAATAGAATACAAGCGCCGACTTACTAGCCAATCTCGAGAACAAAGTCCGGCCGGCAATAGAAGGAGTTGCAGTGGCCCGCGCGATTGATGGGCTT
This window of the Drosophila virilis strain 15010-1051.87 chromosome X, Dvir_AGI_RSII-ME, whole genome shotgun sequence genome carries:
- the LOC6633270 gene encoding uncharacterized protein isoform X1, whose protein sequence is MRMDIRMAVGVRVMLLLLCAGAAADLGYRANAVHPDYPGQCYLEELKQPIPKYQSYKPINRAGHCNSFYCRPDFVLEIGYFEPRKSTRLTNKREVAGSKSTEICASTILCSWYAKFLYGYIYILKMVKGA